Proteins encoded together in one Coregonus clupeaformis isolate EN_2021a chromosome 30, ASM2061545v1, whole genome shotgun sequence window:
- the cdk16 gene encoding cyclin-dependent kinase 16 isoform X1, with amino-acid sequence MDRMRKIKRQLSLTLRGGNSGDKTSETISPQDTAHSHSDSETMSVRGGGTGSLRGSVRAGGGGGSFSMHSLLQSYGSALRRPRSLGRSLSSYLNHTTRLEIVHEDVKIGSDGESDQVSATSSDEVHSPVKVRLRNNSVRKISTEDINKRLSLPADIRLPDGYLEKFCLNSPLFDKPLSRRLRRVSLSEIGFGKLETYVKLDKLGEGTYATVYKGRSKLTDNLVALKEIRLEHEEGAPCTAIREVSLLKDLKHANIVTLHDIIHTQKSLTLVFEYLDKDLKQYLEDCGNSIHMHNVKLFLFQLLRGLNYCHCRKVLHRDLKPQNLLINDRGELKLADFGLARAKSIPTKTYSNEVVTLWYRPPDILLGSTDYSTQIDMWGVGCIFYEMSTGRPLFPGSTVEEELHFIFKLLGTPNETSWPGITSNEEFVSYNYPRYRADCLQNHTPRLDNEGVELLSKLLQFEGKKRISAEEAMRHPYFHSLGDRVITLPDTTSIFALQDIQLEKEPGDRASSLSDSVNSISRRQSLLF; translated from the exons AGACCATGTCAGTGCGGGGCGGTGGCACTGGCAGTTTGCGGGGTTCAGTGCGAGCCGGTGGTGGTGGAGGCTCGTTCAGCATGCACTCCCTGCTCCAGTCGTACGGCTCCGCCCTGCGCCGACCACGCAGCCTGGGCCGCAGCCTCAGCTCCTATCTCAACCACACCACACGCCTGG AGATAGTCCATGAAGATGTGAAGATCGGCTCTGATGGGGAGAGTGACCAGGTCTCGGCCACCTCTTCTGATGAAGTACACAGTCCTGTCAAGGTCCGCCTCAGGAACAACTCTGTACGCAAGATATCCACCGAG GATATAAACAAGCGGTTGTCCTTGCCTGCGGACATCCGTCTCCCAGACGGCTACCTGGAGAAGTTCTGTCTGAACAGTCCTCTTTTTGACAAGCCTCTGAGCCGGAGGCTAAGGAGAGTCTCCCTG TCAGAGATTGGCTTTGGGAAGCTGGAGACCTATGTGAAGCTGGATAAGCTAGGAGAG ggaACCTATGCCACGGTATACAAAGGGCGCAGCAAGCTGACAGACAACCTGGTGGCCCTGAAAGAGATCCGGTTGGAGCACGAGGAGGGGGCTCCCTGCACCGCCATCAGAGAGG TGTCTCTGCTGAAAGATCTGAAACACGCCAACATAGTGACCCTCCATGACATAATCCACACGCAGAAGTCTCTCACGCTGGTCTTTGAGTACCTG GATAAAGACCTTAAGCAGTATCTGGAGGACTGTGGCAACTCTATCCACATGCACAATGTGAAG CTCTTCCTGTTCCAGCTGCTGCGTGGCCTCAACTACTGCCACTGCCGCAAAGTCCTCCACAGAGACCTCAAACCCCAGAACCTGCTCATCAATGACCGCGGAGAGCTCAAACTGGCTGACTTTG GCCTGGCCCGGGCTAAGTCCATTCCCACCAAGACATACTCCAACGAGGTGGTGACGCTATGGTACCGTCCCCCAGACATCCTCCTAGGAAGCACTGACTACTCAACACAGATAGATATGTG GGGAGTGGGTTGTATCTTCTATGAGATGTCTACAGGCCGTCCCCTGTTCCCTGGCTCCACAGTGGAGGAGGAGCTGCACTTTATCTTTAAACTGCTAG GTACACCCAATGAGACGTCTTGGCCTGGAATCACCTCCAATGAGGAATTTGTCTCGTACAACTACCCCCGGTACAGAGCGGACTGTCTACAGAACCACACACCCAG ACTGGACAATGAAGGAGTGGAACTGCTGTCCAAACTGCTGCAG TTTGAGGGAAAGAAGCGCATCTCAGCAGAGGAGGCCATGAGGCATCCATACTTCCACAGTCTGGGAGACAGAGTGATCACACTGCCTGACA CTACATCAATATTTGCACTTCAAGACATTCAGCTGGAGAAGGAGCCCGGAGATAGAGCCAGCTCATTGTCTGACTCGG tgAACAGCATATCTCGACGACAGAGCCTGCTCTTCTGA
- the cdk16 gene encoding cyclin-dependent kinase 16 isoform X2 — translation MDRMRKIKRQLSLTLRGGNSGDKTSETISPQDTAHSHSDSEIVHEDVKIGSDGESDQVSATSSDEVHSPVKVRLRNNSVRKISTEDINKRLSLPADIRLPDGYLEKFCLNSPLFDKPLSRRLRRVSLSEIGFGKLETYVKLDKLGEGTYATVYKGRSKLTDNLVALKEIRLEHEEGAPCTAIREVSLLKDLKHANIVTLHDIIHTQKSLTLVFEYLDKDLKQYLEDCGNSIHMHNVKLFLFQLLRGLNYCHCRKVLHRDLKPQNLLINDRGELKLADFGLARAKSIPTKTYSNEVVTLWYRPPDILLGSTDYSTQIDMWGVGCIFYEMSTGRPLFPGSTVEEELHFIFKLLGTPNETSWPGITSNEEFVSYNYPRYRADCLQNHTPRLDNEGVELLSKLLQFEGKKRISAEEAMRHPYFHSLGDRVITLPDTTSIFALQDIQLEKEPGDRASSLSDSVNSISRRQSLLF, via the exons AGATAGTCCATGAAGATGTGAAGATCGGCTCTGATGGGGAGAGTGACCAGGTCTCGGCCACCTCTTCTGATGAAGTACACAGTCCTGTCAAGGTCCGCCTCAGGAACAACTCTGTACGCAAGATATCCACCGAG GATATAAACAAGCGGTTGTCCTTGCCTGCGGACATCCGTCTCCCAGACGGCTACCTGGAGAAGTTCTGTCTGAACAGTCCTCTTTTTGACAAGCCTCTGAGCCGGAGGCTAAGGAGAGTCTCCCTG TCAGAGATTGGCTTTGGGAAGCTGGAGACCTATGTGAAGCTGGATAAGCTAGGAGAG ggaACCTATGCCACGGTATACAAAGGGCGCAGCAAGCTGACAGACAACCTGGTGGCCCTGAAAGAGATCCGGTTGGAGCACGAGGAGGGGGCTCCCTGCACCGCCATCAGAGAGG TGTCTCTGCTGAAAGATCTGAAACACGCCAACATAGTGACCCTCCATGACATAATCCACACGCAGAAGTCTCTCACGCTGGTCTTTGAGTACCTG GATAAAGACCTTAAGCAGTATCTGGAGGACTGTGGCAACTCTATCCACATGCACAATGTGAAG CTCTTCCTGTTCCAGCTGCTGCGTGGCCTCAACTACTGCCACTGCCGCAAAGTCCTCCACAGAGACCTCAAACCCCAGAACCTGCTCATCAATGACCGCGGAGAGCTCAAACTGGCTGACTTTG GCCTGGCCCGGGCTAAGTCCATTCCCACCAAGACATACTCCAACGAGGTGGTGACGCTATGGTACCGTCCCCCAGACATCCTCCTAGGAAGCACTGACTACTCAACACAGATAGATATGTG GGGAGTGGGTTGTATCTTCTATGAGATGTCTACAGGCCGTCCCCTGTTCCCTGGCTCCACAGTGGAGGAGGAGCTGCACTTTATCTTTAAACTGCTAG GTACACCCAATGAGACGTCTTGGCCTGGAATCACCTCCAATGAGGAATTTGTCTCGTACAACTACCCCCGGTACAGAGCGGACTGTCTACAGAACCACACACCCAG ACTGGACAATGAAGGAGTGGAACTGCTGTCCAAACTGCTGCAG TTTGAGGGAAAGAAGCGCATCTCAGCAGAGGAGGCCATGAGGCATCCATACTTCCACAGTCTGGGAGACAGAGTGATCACACTGCCTGACA CTACATCAATATTTGCACTTCAAGACATTCAGCTGGAGAAGGAGCCCGGAGATAGAGCCAGCTCATTGTCTGACTCGG tgAACAGCATATCTCGACGACAGAGCCTGCTCTTCTGA